One Pseudoalteromonas sp. UG3-2 DNA window includes the following coding sequences:
- the rsmG gene encoding 16S rRNA (guanine(527)-N(7))-methyltransferase RsmG yields MLLEQLNYLLSKTTIELTEQQKQQLVDYVQLLDKWNKAYNLTSVRDPKEMMVKHIMDSLVVAPHLTGKEYIDVGTGPGLPGMVLAIARPDINFILLDSLGKRIRFLMQVKHGLGIENVTPVQSRVEEYQPSVKLDGVLSRAFASLQDMIDWCSHLIDNQGAFLALKGQYPSDELEQLPSGISLAQDISLVVPELEGERHLIILSKD; encoded by the coding sequence GTGTTACTAGAACAACTGAATTACTTATTAAGCAAAACAACCATTGAGCTGACGGAACAGCAGAAACAGCAGCTGGTTGATTATGTCCAGCTGCTGGACAAATGGAATAAGGCCTACAACCTAACCTCTGTGCGCGATCCCAAAGAAATGATGGTAAAACACATCATGGATTCACTGGTGGTGGCGCCACACTTAACTGGTAAAGAGTATATCGATGTTGGCACTGGCCCAGGCCTCCCTGGCATGGTGTTAGCAATCGCTCGACCGGACATCAATTTTATTTTGCTCGATAGCTTAGGCAAACGCATTCGTTTTTTAATGCAGGTAAAACATGGCCTTGGCATCGAAAATGTCACCCCAGTCCAGTCTCGAGTTGAAGAATATCAGCCAAGTGTTAAATTAGACGGAGTGCTAAGTCGCGCTTTTGCTTCCCTACAAGATATGATTGACTGGTGTTCGCACCTGATTGATAACCAAGGTGCCTTTTTAGCACTGAAAGGACAGTATCCTAGTGACGAGCTAGAGCAACTACCTAGCGGCATCAGTTTAGCGCAAGATATTAGTTTGGTAGTGCCTGAACTTGAAGGCGAGCGCCATTTAATCATTCTTTCTAAAGATTAA
- the mnmG gene encoding tRNA uridine-5-carboxymethylaminomethyl(34) synthesis enzyme MnmG: MIYHEHFDVIVVGGGHAGTEAALAAARMGMNTLLLTHNMDTLGQMSCNPAIGGIGKGHLVKEIDALGGAMAKAIDKGGIQFRTLNSSKGPAVRATRAQADRTLYKAAIQDILQQQENLKIFQQSCDDLIVEGDQVKGVVTQMGLRFSAPSVVLTVGTFLGGQIHIGLENFKGGRAGDPPSIALADRLREMPFRVDRLKTGTPPRIDARTVDFSVMQEQPGDNPTPVFSFMGKTADHPTQIPCYITYTNEQTHDVIRENLHRSPMYAGVIDGVGPRYCPSIEDKIVRFADKEKHQIFVEPEGLNSYELYPNGISTSLPFDIQLEIVRSIKGFENAHICRPGYAIEYDFFDPRDLKQSLETKFINGLFFAGQINGTTGYEEAGAQGLIAGTNAALQVQGKEAWTPRRDQAYTGVLIDDLATLGTKEPYRMFTSRAEYRLLLREDNADLRLTEKGRELGLVDDERWAAYNQKLEVMEQETQRLRSTWIHKDHPALEQVNALLKSPLTREASLEDLIRRPEVNYHDLMAIEGFAADSDNIAALEQVEVQTKYAGYIARQQDEINKQLRHEETLIPVEFDYSQVSGLSNEVVAKLTDAKPQTIGQASRISGITPAAISLLLVYLKKQGLLRKSA; the protein is encoded by the coding sequence ATGATTTATCATGAACATTTTGATGTCATCGTTGTTGGTGGTGGACACGCAGGCACTGAAGCAGCACTTGCTGCAGCTCGCATGGGTATGAACACCCTGTTGTTGACCCACAATATGGATACACTCGGCCAAATGTCGTGTAATCCAGCCATCGGTGGCATTGGTAAAGGCCATTTGGTAAAAGAAATTGATGCCCTTGGTGGCGCCATGGCCAAAGCGATTGATAAAGGTGGGATCCAATTTCGAACGCTAAATTCGTCTAAAGGCCCTGCGGTACGAGCTACTCGAGCGCAGGCGGATCGAACGCTCTACAAAGCAGCGATCCAAGACATTTTACAACAGCAAGAAAACCTTAAGATCTTCCAACAATCATGTGATGATCTTATTGTTGAAGGCGATCAAGTAAAAGGCGTAGTAACCCAAATGGGACTGCGTTTTAGCGCACCTTCGGTAGTACTCACTGTAGGCACCTTCTTAGGTGGTCAAATTCATATTGGTTTGGAAAACTTCAAAGGCGGTCGTGCTGGCGATCCTCCTTCCATTGCCTTGGCTGACCGACTAAGAGAAATGCCTTTTCGAGTGGATCGCCTAAAAACCGGTACACCACCGCGTATTGATGCCAGAACGGTAGACTTCTCTGTGATGCAAGAGCAGCCAGGTGATAATCCAACGCCGGTATTCTCGTTTATGGGAAAAACAGCAGATCACCCTACTCAGATCCCGTGTTACATCACTTATACTAATGAGCAAACTCACGACGTGATTCGTGAAAACCTGCATCGTTCACCTATGTATGCAGGTGTGATTGACGGTGTGGGGCCGCGCTATTGTCCATCGATTGAAGATAAGATTGTTCGTTTTGCCGATAAAGAAAAGCATCAGATCTTTGTTGAACCGGAAGGCTTAAATTCGTATGAGCTGTATCCGAATGGTATTTCCACCAGCTTACCATTTGATATCCAGCTAGAAATTGTGCGTTCGATCAAAGGTTTTGAAAATGCGCATATTTGTCGTCCTGGCTATGCCATTGAATACGACTTTTTTGACCCCAGAGATTTAAAACAATCGTTAGAAACTAAGTTTATTAACGGCTTATTCTTTGCTGGACAAATCAATGGTACTACTGGCTATGAAGAAGCTGGAGCTCAAGGCTTAATCGCAGGTACCAATGCCGCATTGCAAGTGCAAGGTAAAGAGGCCTGGACACCACGTCGTGATCAAGCTTATACCGGCGTATTGATTGACGATCTAGCAACGCTAGGTACAAAAGAACCGTACCGTATGTTTACTTCCCGTGCTGAGTACCGTTTATTACTGCGTGAAGACAATGCTGATCTTCGTCTTACTGAAAAAGGCCGTGAGTTAGGCCTTGTAGATGATGAACGCTGGGCTGCTTACAACCAAAAATTAGAGGTGATGGAACAAGAGACTCAACGTTTGCGTAGCACTTGGATCCACAAAGATCATCCAGCCCTTGAGCAAGTAAACGCGTTATTAAAATCGCCGTTGACCCGTGAAGCCAGTTTAGAAGATCTGATCCGTCGTCCAGAAGTGAATTATCATGATCTGATGGCCATTGAGGGCTTTGCAGCGGATTCGGATAATATTGCGGCACTGGAACAGGTTGAAGTTCAAACCAAATACGCAGGGTATATTGCCCGCCAACAAGATGAGATCAATAAACAACTTCGTCATGAAGAAACCCTGATCCCAGTCGAGTTTGATTATAGCCAAGTCAGTGGCCTATCTAATGAGGTGGTGGCAAAGCTAACGGACGCTAAACCACAAACAATTGGCCAAGCTTCACGTATTTCTGGTATCACCCCTGCTGCGATTTCGCTATTATTAGTGTATCTGAAAAAGCAAGGGCTATTGCGCAAGTCGGCGTAA
- the mioC gene encoding FMN-binding protein MioC — protein sequence MQALDIIVGSQMGSAEYVAEQLQESLEDQGFTINLHEQPELSHCQQKLWLVVTSTYGAGDYPDNLLNFVAALQAAPDLTGLRFAVVGIGDSSYDTFNHAASNIASLLQDKGATQLLEVIKIDVLEPELPEDTALAWLPTFVDSTAE from the coding sequence ATGCAAGCGCTAGACATAATTGTTGGCAGCCAAATGGGATCCGCAGAGTATGTTGCAGAACAGCTGCAGGAGTCTCTGGAAGATCAAGGCTTTACAATAAATCTTCACGAACAGCCAGAGCTGAGTCATTGCCAACAAAAACTATGGCTGGTGGTCACATCCACTTATGGCGCAGGAGATTATCCCGATAACTTGCTGAACTTTGTTGCGGCGTTACAAGCCGCACCAGATCTAACCGGATTGCGTTTCGCAGTGGTTGGTATTGGCGATTCCAGCTACGATACCTTTAACCATGCCGCGAGCAATATTGCTTCTTTATTACAAGATAAAGGGGCCACTCAGCTCTTAGAGGTAATAAAGATAGATGTATTAGAGCCTGAACTGCCAGAAGATACCGCTTTAGCTTGGCTGCCAACGTTTGTTGATAGCACAGCTGAATAA
- the mnmE gene encoding tRNA uridine-5-carboxymethylaminomethyl(34) synthesis GTPase MnmE, with protein MFTQDTIAAQATAPGRGGVGIIRVSGSRAKYVAEKILGKCPKTRYAEYLPFKTLAGEQLDQGIALYFQGPNSFTGEDVLELQGHGGPVVLDMLLKEISQIEQVRLAKPGEFSERAFMNDKLDLTQAEAIADLINATSEQAAKSALHSLQGDFSKHINALVEKVIHLRMYVEAAIDFPDEEIDFLSDGKVAGDLGAIISQLSEVRKQAKQGSIMREGMRVVIAGRPNAGKSSLLNALAGREAAIVTDIAGTTRDVLSEHIHIDGMPLHIIDTAGLRESPDKVEQIGIERAWDEIRGADHVLFMVDGTETAETDPAKIWPDFIEQLPSGMDITVIRNKVDLSGETVGTDTTAEHTLIRLSAKDTKGVDILREHLKACIGFTGASEGGFMARRRHLDALERAAEHLEIGQTQLEMHVAGEILAEELRLTQQYLNEITGEFTSDDLLGKIFSSFCIGK; from the coding sequence ATGTTCACACAAGACACCATAGCAGCACAGGCCACCGCACCAGGTCGTGGTGGCGTGGGTATTATCCGCGTATCAGGTAGTAGAGCAAAATACGTTGCCGAGAAGATCCTAGGCAAATGCCCAAAAACGCGCTATGCCGAATATTTGCCATTCAAGACATTAGCTGGTGAGCAACTTGATCAAGGTATTGCACTGTATTTTCAAGGACCCAACTCCTTTACCGGTGAAGACGTTTTAGAACTACAAGGTCACGGCGGCCCGGTGGTACTCGACATGCTGCTCAAAGAAATTAGTCAGATTGAACAGGTGCGATTAGCCAAGCCTGGCGAGTTCTCTGAACGGGCTTTTATGAACGATAAGCTCGATCTCACTCAAGCAGAAGCCATCGCTGACTTAATTAATGCCACCAGTGAGCAAGCAGCCAAAAGTGCCCTCCACTCATTGCAAGGTGACTTCTCTAAACACATTAACGCGCTGGTGGAAAAGGTCATTCACTTACGCATGTATGTTGAAGCCGCAATCGACTTCCCCGATGAAGAAATTGATTTCTTATCTGACGGTAAAGTCGCCGGCGATCTCGGTGCCATCATCAGCCAGCTTAGTGAAGTACGTAAGCAAGCCAAACAAGGCAGCATTATGCGTGAAGGGATGCGCGTGGTGATTGCAGGGCGCCCTAATGCCGGTAAATCATCACTACTTAATGCCTTAGCTGGCCGTGAAGCGGCGATTGTCACTGATATTGCAGGCACTACTCGTGATGTACTCAGTGAACACATTCATATCGACGGTATGCCACTGCATATTATTGACACCGCAGGTCTGCGTGAAAGCCCTGATAAAGTTGAGCAAATCGGCATAGAGCGCGCCTGGGATGAAATCCGTGGTGCCGATCATGTGTTGTTTATGGTCGACGGCACAGAAACCGCAGAAACCGATCCAGCCAAGATCTGGCCAGACTTTATCGAGCAACTGCCGAGCGGAATGGACATTACGGTGATCCGCAATAAAGTCGATTTAAGCGGCGAAACGGTCGGTACCGATACCACCGCAGAGCATACTCTGATCCGCTTAAGCGCAAAAGACACGAAAGGCGTGGATATATTACGTGAGCACCTTAAAGCCTGTATTGGCTTCACTGGTGCTAGTGAAGGCGGCTTTATGGCACGACGTCGACACTTAGATGCATTAGAGCGCGCCGCTGAACACCTAGAGATAGGCCAAACCCAACTTGAAATGCATGTAGCCGGAGAGATCTTAGCGGAAGAACTGCGCCTTACCCAGCAATACCTTAATGAAATCACCGGTGAATTCACCTCCGATGATCTCTTAGGCAAGATATTTAGCTCGTTCTGTATCGGCAAATAA
- a CDS encoding winged helix-turn-helix domain-containing protein → MLYFQQFQFDTAKSWLFYQEQKVTLRPRVTQLLEYFLTHPNQIVTRETLLNTLWQHGEFREAALTQSITELRQALNDNAQHPTFIKTIPQQGYQWICPIESRTLASFRLTTTVKAMLIVAATALGGVAASLHLLSGSAAITSQEQAVQETLMIAPMVNATGVQANAWWGYALEAALREYLQSSYQLVPRSQYPELLNNNAVNKLTLSLKPIQQRFILSVAYGDKHTELIVEQLDESFEAIATQIVTQLALGDNDKTNEKSVLNLAMNDYYRGVQALNEQGPQLAKAYFEAAVAQMPEHLESQLELAQISWQLGKIDTASHQFQQLSLNTATITARTRYHLYYGEFFKAQGLHQRALQQALLALEAAEQSQQVELIAMAYQLQADAFWVLQRWDEYQHAMNSAHALIGSRSFAYSEAQRSFYLANPPAAGPAEKTLLNLEKSKPVLAQAITYYEQTNQIMNLIKALFAYGQNYLVPVVKSEPSLLRALDLAQKHGYRHLEKQILTYLGFYYIQLHQGEKALDYLNRVKVEPRFIPSHEQQQLLIGMAHMDIALQTGDTNALQSAISQYQMLLNSDYISAVTRANVKLLLSWTWIKAGKLALAKQLTTEAMQDYQTLQLQEVETYALYTQMYIHLLNNEPQQALEIITAHPHTNSHLLLLYGVVAADMLKEEALQKRFSDKLAGLENSQLLQQQLLQIRQQSSIDKRFIAELIDAPYSVYCQSKWTMN, encoded by the coding sequence TTGTTATATTTCCAGCAATTTCAATTTGATACAGCAAAATCTTGGTTGTTTTACCAGGAGCAAAAAGTAACGTTACGACCAAGAGTAACACAGCTACTTGAATACTTTTTAACCCATCCAAATCAGATTGTTACACGTGAAACATTGCTAAATACGTTGTGGCAACACGGTGAGTTTAGAGAAGCTGCACTAACACAAAGTATCACCGAGTTAAGACAAGCCCTTAATGACAACGCTCAGCACCCTACTTTTATTAAAACCATACCACAGCAGGGTTATCAGTGGATTTGTCCCATTGAGAGTCGCACGCTTGCCTCATTCAGACTTACAACAACCGTGAAAGCCATGTTGATTGTTGCTGCAACCGCATTAGGGGGAGTGGCAGCTAGCTTACATCTATTATCAGGCTCGGCAGCGATTACCAGCCAAGAACAAGCGGTACAAGAAACTTTAATGATCGCCCCCATGGTGAATGCAACGGGTGTGCAAGCCAATGCTTGGTGGGGCTATGCCCTTGAAGCAGCATTAAGAGAGTATTTACAGAGCAGCTATCAGTTAGTACCGCGCAGTCAGTATCCCGAGCTTTTAAATAATAATGCGGTGAACAAACTTACGCTTTCGTTAAAGCCTATCCAACAGCGCTTTATACTCAGCGTAGCTTATGGGGATAAACACACAGAGTTGATTGTTGAACAGCTAGATGAAAGCTTTGAAGCAATAGCGACACAGATCGTTACTCAATTAGCGCTAGGAGATAACGATAAAACGAATGAAAAGTCCGTATTAAATTTAGCAATGAATGATTATTACCGCGGTGTTCAAGCACTCAATGAACAAGGACCTCAACTGGCCAAGGCATATTTTGAGGCGGCGGTGGCACAAATGCCAGAGCATCTTGAAAGCCAGCTAGAGCTGGCACAAATTAGTTGGCAGCTTGGTAAGATTGATACAGCTAGCCATCAATTCCAGCAGCTTTCTCTAAATACGGCTACAATCACGGCTCGCACTCGTTACCACCTATATTATGGTGAGTTTTTCAAGGCTCAAGGCTTACATCAACGGGCATTGCAGCAAGCCCTTTTGGCGCTTGAGGCGGCAGAGCAAAGCCAGCAGGTGGAGTTAATTGCCATGGCCTATCAGCTCCAAGCCGATGCTTTTTGGGTGTTACAACGCTGGGATGAGTATCAACACGCGATGAACTCAGCGCATGCTTTGATAGGCAGTCGCTCTTTTGCCTACAGTGAAGCGCAGCGGAGTTTCTATCTCGCCAATCCACCAGCGGCCGGTCCTGCAGAGAAAACCTTACTGAATCTAGAGAAAAGTAAACCTGTCCTCGCGCAAGCCATTACTTATTATGAGCAGACTAATCAGATCATGAATCTTATTAAAGCCCTGTTTGCCTATGGACAAAATTACTTAGTGCCTGTGGTTAAAAGTGAACCCAGTTTATTAAGAGCCCTCGATTTGGCGCAAAAACATGGTTATCGCCACTTAGAAAAGCAAATACTCACTTACTTAGGGTTTTACTATATTCAGCTGCATCAGGGGGAAAAAGCACTAGACTATTTAAATCGCGTCAAGGTTGAACCGCGCTTTATTCCAAGCCATGAGCAACAGCAATTACTGATTGGCATGGCGCATATGGATATTGCGCTGCAAACGGGTGATACGAATGCTCTGCAAAGTGCAATTTCGCAATATCAAATGTTGTTAAACAGCGACTATATTTCTGCGGTGACGCGTGCCAATGTTAAATTGTTACTTAGTTGGACCTGGATCAAAGCGGGTAAGCTCGCATTGGCAAAGCAGTTGACGACTGAGGCAATGCAAGACTATCAAACGTTGCAGCTACAAGAAGTTGAGACCTATGCGCTTTACACGCAAATGTATATCCACTTGCTAAACAATGAGCCTCAACAAGCGCTTGAGATCATTACTGCACATCCGCATACCAATTCACATCTTTTGTTGCTTTACGGTGTTGTTGCGGCTGATATGTTAAAAGAAGAAGCGCTGCAAAAGCGCTTTTCAGATAAATTAGCCGGACTCGAAAACAGCCAATTATTACAGCAACAGTTGCTGCAAATACGCCAGCAAAGCAGCATCGATAAGCGCTTTATTGCTGAGCTTATCGATGCCCCTTACAGCGTCTATTGTCAGAGTAAATGGACGATGAATTAG
- a CDS encoding TlpA family protein disulfide reductase, translated as MSLIKLILLHIAVFLSLIAHANTQEYVFINIWDEYVQPTALPLPLAPRRLLQPDINIDEASLAQFKMAYPSYAELAIDKHNQFMQRFAVRQTPVRIIVKGGKVIKREVLTTTSIPKQEKQTRSPLQTLTGRAFSIANIDSEYRVLFFSDSLCPFQHIPDCEIRIKQNNQLVDSSRYPVVTLIKPFYVEEQNARDYQRRFKIEHDIVFDHHNEVFSQFEIRELPYWVVQDKHGDVIYRGNQPPSID; from the coding sequence ATGTCACTAATCAAACTCATACTTCTACACATCGCAGTATTTCTCAGCTTGATTGCCCACGCCAACACGCAAGAGTATGTGTTTATTAATATTTGGGATGAGTATGTACAGCCTACAGCTCTGCCATTACCACTAGCGCCACGGAGATTGCTACAGCCTGATATAAATATTGATGAGGCAAGCTTAGCGCAGTTTAAAATGGCCTATCCAAGCTATGCTGAGCTAGCCATTGATAAACACAACCAGTTCATGCAACGGTTTGCAGTGAGGCAAACACCTGTTCGGATCATCGTTAAAGGCGGTAAGGTTATTAAACGAGAGGTGTTAACGACGACCAGTATACCAAAGCAAGAGAAACAAACACGGAGCCCGCTGCAAACACTCACCGGTAGAGCATTTTCAATAGCGAACATAGACAGTGAATACAGAGTCTTATTCTTCAGCGATAGCTTATGCCCATTTCAACATATCCCAGATTGTGAAATACGCATTAAGCAAAACAACCAACTTGTTGACTCGAGTAGGTATCCGGTCGTTACCCTGATCAAACCCTTTTATGTGGAAGAGCAAAACGCTCGAGACTATCAACGCCGCTTTAAGATAGAACACGATATTGTGTTCGATCACCACAACGAAGTATTTAGCCAGTTTGAGATTAGAGAGCTACCTTACTGGGTGGTACAAGACAAACACGGTGACGTTATTTATCGCGGTAATCAGCCACCCAGCATAGACTAG
- a CDS encoding TlpA family protein disulfide reductase, with the protein MKNIIFYLIFILLSTAPAAQDYPALTANTLANNTVTSQGKVTYLKFWATWCAYCVEEMPLLEQSFQQANNHYQVIAVNIGFNQSEKGVQAYLDKHNYQFPTVFDGNGKITQQFQVLGTPQHILIDEHGKELYRSALFTDELQQHLSALQGAN; encoded by the coding sequence ATGAAAAATATCATTTTTTATTTAATTTTTATCTTACTCAGCACGGCACCTGCTGCACAGGACTACCCCGCACTAACCGCTAACACCCTGGCAAACAATACCGTAACTAGCCAAGGCAAGGTCACTTACTTAAAATTTTGGGCAACCTGGTGCGCTTACTGTGTAGAAGAAATGCCACTGCTTGAGCAAAGCTTTCAACAAGCCAATAACCATTATCAGGTTATCGCCGTCAACATTGGCTTCAACCAGTCAGAAAAAGGCGTGCAAGCTTACCTTGATAAACATAATTACCAGTTCCCTACGGTATTTGATGGAAATGGCAAGATAACCCAGCAGTTTCAAGTGCTAGGAACGCCGCAGCATATTCTAATTGATGAACACGGCAAAGAACTCTATCGCAGCGCATTGTTTACCGATGAGCTACAGCAACACCTGAGCGCATTGCAAGGAGCAAACTAA
- a CDS encoding cytochrome c biogenesis protein CcdA, with amino-acid sequence MFESTLLQALSAAEANWWLVPFTLLVGVLTSFTPCVYPILPITVATLSQQRHIRLAPVLYALGFATVYAALGFIAALTGSFFGQVATNPWVLLIFANLLLYFAAVSKGLISLPRLPNAIATGSSAPLLMGMASALVAAPCTSPVLGGLLLFVANAQQPLLGAALLFSFALGMSTLMLIAGLSTRFLHQLPKSGAWLNHITTATALILVAMAQYFLIQAGKSWL; translated from the coding sequence ATGTTTGAATCCACTTTACTACAAGCACTTTCCGCTGCAGAAGCGAACTGGTGGTTAGTGCCTTTTACTCTGTTAGTTGGCGTACTCACCAGCTTTACGCCTTGTGTATACCCCATACTGCCCATCACTGTTGCGACCCTGAGCCAACAGCGCCATATTCGTCTGGCCCCAGTTTTGTATGCCCTAGGTTTTGCTACGGTGTACGCCGCCCTTGGATTTATTGCTGCGCTAACGGGTAGCTTCTTTGGTCAAGTCGCAACAAACCCTTGGGTGCTGCTAATTTTTGCCAATCTATTACTCTACTTTGCTGCGGTATCAAAAGGTTTAATCTCCCTACCACGCTTGCCAAATGCAATTGCAACAGGCTCATCAGCGCCACTGCTAATGGGCATGGCCAGTGCCCTTGTTGCGGCTCCTTGTACGTCTCCAGTACTTGGCGGCTTATTGCTATTTGTTGCTAATGCACAACAACCACTATTAGGAGCCGCCCTGCTATTTAGTTTTGCACTCGGTATGAGCACTTTAATGCTGATAGCGGGGCTTAGCACACGCTTTTTACATCAGTTACCAAAATCCGGGGCTTGGCTTAACCATATCACTACCGCAACCGCCCTTATTTTGGTTGCAATGGCGCAATATTTTCTTATTCAAGCTGGCAAAAGTTGGCTATAA
- the yidC gene encoding membrane protein insertase YidC, which produces MESQRTFLFIGLLLVSFLLFQEWTQEQNQPLADTSAATQQVANSTPTEEQMDVPASSQSDVPALATQASRSTISVKTDVFAVKIDTKGGDIVEAKLLQHAETHGSEEPYLLLGQFDGKQYVSQSGLIGLNGPDANQKGRPVYEVAQQQYELNGDTLRVPLTYTDEKGVQFTKTFVFKAGKYDVDLKYQVNNTTADPIQVQLYTQIKRTRQEKGSMVDQTYLGPAYGTDEEPYEKYSFSDMADRNLNKNTQGGYVAFLQKYFVSAWVADQQDTNNIYTALRNGNGLIGMKGEPTTIQGNSSAQIHAIYYMGPKDTEALEAIQEDLDLTVDYGWLWFLSQPLLTLLKFLYGILGNWGLAIIAITVIVKTALYPLTKAQYTSMAKMRMLQPKMQALKERYGDDRQKFGQAMMEMYRKEKVNPMGGCFPLLLQMPIFLALFYVFLESTELRHAEFMLWLTDLSAMDPYYVLPVLFGASMFLTQKLQPMTVTDPMQQKLMTYMPVVFSIFFIWFPSGLVLYWLVSNLISIAQMLIIYRGMEKKGMKVRG; this is translated from the coding sequence ATGGAATCGCAACGCACGTTTTTATTTATCGGCCTGTTGCTGGTTTCGTTCCTTTTGTTCCAAGAGTGGACACAAGAACAAAACCAACCACTTGCTGATACCAGTGCCGCCACACAACAAGTGGCGAACTCAACCCCAACAGAAGAGCAAATGGATGTTCCGGCATCAAGCCAGTCAGATGTGCCAGCCTTGGCAACGCAGGCAAGCCGCTCAACCATTAGTGTCAAAACCGACGTATTCGCGGTAAAAATTGATACTAAAGGCGGTGACATCGTTGAAGCTAAGTTGCTACAACACGCAGAAACCCATGGCAGCGAAGAGCCATATCTATTGTTAGGCCAATTCGATGGCAAGCAGTACGTATCGCAAAGTGGCTTAATTGGTCTTAATGGTCCAGACGCCAACCAAAAAGGTCGCCCAGTTTACGAGGTTGCGCAACAACAGTATGAGTTAAATGGCGACACCCTACGTGTTCCTTTAACTTACACCGATGAAAAAGGCGTGCAGTTCACTAAAACCTTCGTGTTTAAAGCCGGGAAATACGATGTTGACCTCAAGTATCAGGTAAACAACACCACTGCCGACCCAATTCAAGTGCAACTGTACACGCAAATCAAACGCACCCGCCAAGAAAAAGGCAGCATGGTCGATCAGACGTACCTAGGTCCAGCTTATGGTACCGATGAAGAGCCATACGAAAAGTATAGCTTCTCAGATATGGCTGACAGAAACCTCAATAAAAATACTCAAGGTGGCTATGTTGCCTTCTTACAAAAGTATTTTGTTAGTGCTTGGGTCGCCGATCAACAAGACACCAATAATATTTATACTGCGCTAAGAAATGGTAATGGCCTTATTGGCATGAAGGGTGAGCCAACCACCATTCAAGGCAACAGCAGTGCTCAAATCCATGCGATTTACTACATGGGTCCAAAAGACACTGAAGCGCTAGAAGCCATTCAAGAAGACCTGGATCTGACCGTAGACTATGGTTGGTTGTGGTTCTTGTCACAGCCGCTGCTGACGTTATTGAAGTTCCTTTACGGTATTTTAGGCAACTGGGGTCTGGCTATTATCGCCATTACCGTTATTGTTAAAACGGCACTGTACCCTCTGACCAAAGCGCAATACACCTCGATGGCGAAAATGCGCATGTTACAGCCAAAAATGCAGGCGCTTAAAGAGCGTTATGGCGACGACCGCCAGAAGTTTGGTCAAGCGATGATGGAAATGTACCGCAAAGAAAAAGTGAACCCGATGGGTGGCTGTTTCCCACTGTTGTTACAAATGCCAATCTTCCTTGCTTTATTCTATGTATTTTTAGAATCAACCGAACTGCGTCATGCTGAGTTTATGTTGTGGCTAACCGATCTATCGGCCATGGACCCATACTACGTATTGCCAGTACTGTTTGGTGCCAGTATGTTCCTGACTCAAAAGCTGCAACCAATGACAGTAACAGATCCAATGCAGCAAAAGCTAATGACCTACATGCCAGTAGTATTCTCAATCTTCTTTATCTGGTTCCCGTCTGGTCTAGTACTTTACTGGTTGGTTTCAAACCTTATCTCTATCGCCCAGATGCTGATCATCTACCGCGGTATGGAGAAAAAAGGCATGAAAGTACGCGGTTAA
- the yidD gene encoding membrane protein insertion efficiency factor YidD yields MKTTSGHSKKKDRVKEVLSLPKRLLILLIRGYQKWISPLLGPHCRFNPTCSSYAIQAINLHGIAKGSWLAVKRILKCHPLSAGGDDPVPVKSTKVKQHEK; encoded by the coding sequence ATGAAAACAACTTCAGGGCATAGCAAGAAAAAAGATCGGGTTAAGGAAGTGCTATCGTTACCCAAGCGCTTACTTATTTTATTGATCCGTGGCTACCAAAAATGGATTAGTCCTCTACTTGGTCCGCACTGTCGATTTAACCCAACCTGTTCTAGCTATGCAATTCAAGCAATTAATTTACATGGAATTGCAAAAGGGAGTTGGTTAGCGGTTAAACGCATATTAAAATGTCACCCTTTGAGCGCAGGTGGAGATGATCCTGTACCTGTGAAGTCAACTAAAGTTAAACAACACGAGAAATAA